In the Rhododendron vialii isolate Sample 1 chromosome 2a, ASM3025357v1 genome, ACAAAGTAAATGTTTGTAGCCTGATTGGTACGAATCTAAACTAGCTTGTATGGGAACATATGTGGGTTGGTTCGAGACTCTGAGCCCTTTCCCGGTCTATGGTTTAGAGGATACACGAATTGAAAAGATTGATTTGTGAGACAACACATTCATATAGATATTATCCTCAACAGTATTCACAGTTACTTGTATAATTACCATCTAGCAAAGGCGAATTGCAAATGTGGTTTCATATTAGTCGAACGCAACAGATGTGATAAACCTTGATTCACCTATAGATTCGAATCATTTTTACGTGAATCGTGAATCGTAAGATTCACCACCGATTCTATATAAACCTTGATTCACCTATAGATTCATATCATTTTTACGTGAATCATGAATCGAATCGCGAATCgtacaattttgatttttgataacCATGCTGTCCGTTAGGATACAGAATTTAAGAACAACATCAATATTATCACATCAAGAGTTAATTTTTTGGTGTCAACCCAGCCCAACCTGAACATTAAGAAAAGTAGCTTGCTAAGCTGAAGGTCTGTGTTTGGGATGAAACATAAAGGAAttccttattattattattttgttaccaTAGACAGGTACGCCAGCCAGTGGCTGAGACAGGGAGTTGAGGTAATATGAGCACCTATTAACTATAGCGGTGTAATTTTCTTCCCATAATCTGCTtgcaaaagccctaatttttcaGACACAGATACACTAATAAAATATCCTAATTAAACCAAGAAACAACAGTTCGTAAAATGATACAGATAAATACATCAAATGTCCTAATTTTTTGAGACAAATGTTAGGTCTTAACTTTCTGTTTTAAGCCGAGAAACTAATGATGTGATCAAACATGAAAAACAGTGTACCTTCCCACTTATAGCCAAACTTCTCGCAATGAGCTGAGAAAGACTATTAAGGAGTCTTTCGTCAAAGCTCGGATGTTGCAGAAGAGCCTCCTCGGAAGTTGAGTCAAATATTAGAGCACAAATGGTTGAAGCCATCATTATTGCCGAAAGGTCATCAGTATCACCTGAAAACACGTCCGTAGACTTACACTAAAAGCTCAAATGAGCTAACCAAATActttgacaaaaagaaaaagattcacgagcacaaaaaaaataaaacaggagTCTGGAGGATAATCATCAAAAGGAGATTCCTTTCTGAACAAAAAACACTACTAGCAGCTATATGCAGTAAAACCAGTAGTAGTATAACTTCCCAAATAGACAAGATGTCCTTTTTACCCTTCCTGTGGTGGATCATAAGCATAAATGCATAGTTTGCCGGTGTTGGGGGTTTTCTCAATAAGATTTCATCACAACTTTATATTTGTTTTGAACGTTAAACATGCCTTTGGATCACATCCCCAAATTCATTGATGAAAGAGTACACTCCATTTTCCCAAAGAATCAAGTATAGTAAATTTTGGGCTCTATAGATGAAAGGTCGATTCCATGTATAATACAAGCCGAATTACTCTTCCACAGAAATGGAGACTAGAGTGGGAGGTCGATTCCATGTACAATACAACCCGAATTACTCTTCCACAGAAATGGAGACTAGAGTGGGAGGTCAATTACATGTATAATACAAGCCGAATTACTCTTCCACAGAAATGGAGACTAGAGTGGGAGCTTgagtcttatttttctttgttcacTTAAACGTTCTAGGCCTTGGCTCAGATGTAAAGGTCCAGGCCAATTAGCTCGTTATGATGCATCATCCAAATGAAGGCTGTGGCTTAGGCTGGTGGGCAGTCgcattacaagaaaaattcgTTTGTGGGTCCAAATCTGAACGTAATTCTAGTTGCTAGTATAGCATAGGCTTGATTTCAGGAAAGACTGACCATCAAGCTGGATATACAACAGGCCTAAGAGAAATAAGCAAGGGGTTTCTTTGGTTTATATAACTAAAAGGGCTGCTGTTGACTCCAAAGTGAAGAAAGCAGTTGGGACTTTTATATCCCTCTCAAAATTCTTCATATTTTTAATGGAGCTAGAATAAACTAGTTTGGGAGCTCCAGAGGCCTCAATAAGGGGAATCCTTCATCATCGTGCATCTTAGAGGTAGAAGCTTCTGGGTTGTTGCAGTTCAGGGAGTCATCCTTAGGACGTAAGAATTGGAGCATGAGCTACCCTCTACTTCCAGGTTGTGGAAGTTAATTGCTGCCTCATCATAGCATAATTATCAAAGTGAACTTAAGTGCCTGTGACCATTCCTCAATAGAGATGCAATATGCCATGTATACCCAAGCCCAAAAGATAGTTtaatacaaaatttaaaaaaaaaaaaactgctaaaTTTATCGAATGGTGTCCTGATGTAGCATGCGATAAAGAAGATGGACAAAACTGAATTTTAAATGCAAGGAATACACCCTCCTACAGGTTGAACAATAAAGTTTCCTGCTGCTGTCTTTGCTTCTTGCTTGCACTAACAATGAGATTCAAAGATAGATTATGTGAAGCAACTCTATACAAGCAGTGTgaaacacaaagaaaaaaacaatacaaaCAGAAGGTAATATGTTTCACGATTCTTACTAGAAAATAAGACAAGTTTTTATTTACAACACAGAGACTGAATGGATACCTGTCCAATATGCCAATGCTCctaaaagatgaacaaaacaagCTTCATCTAACGGAACTTGAATTTGATCTCTCTattaaaagaataaataaaacaCATTAGCAAAATCCTATATGTATCACCAGGTCATTATATCAGGTGATGCAGTGATTGCAATACCTTCAAAAGAAGATTCACAACTGTATCACAAGCCAAGAATATAGAACCATTATCATGAATCAGGCTGCCATCTGGACCAACCAATTTAATCAAGCACTCCACAACCTGCAGAAAAATATAGAAGTCTCACCTACTAAAATAATGCTATAATGATGAAGAAAAGACCTAACATATTGTCTTGGCTGAGCTGGTGTACAAAAAAATCTGAGCAAGGATACGAGGATACATAACAGATACAAACAATCACTAACAATATGGGGAAACGTATGAGAAATGAGAATAGCATGTGATCAAGTCACAGATTTAGTCCTCAGGAATAACGGAGCATACAGAGGGGGCCTCTTCCTATGGAAGCTGAGGTGCTTTGATCTATTCAACATAGAAGCAGAAAATCCTCCCAAATACACCATGTTCAAGTTATCCTTGTAAACTATAGTCTACCATGTTTTGAAGAGAAAGAAATTCCAGGATCTTCAAGCACCGGAGAAGAGAATACAGCCTTATGATCTCTAACACCCAGAGGACATAAGGGACTGTTTGATTATCGAGATAATGGTAGAAAGTgcgagaaagagaaaaaactaCTCATATATTTCTTGGTGTTCACTTACTAAGAATGTCCTAGAAAGTGGTAGAAAACAAACTAAACTTTTCCGTACAACCCTCTAAAGCTAGAGAGCTTGCCttactttttctcacaaaattgTGAGAATCAACAGTAATTACTCTGGCTTccttattttcttgcaaaacctCCATCCTAATCAAACAGatgcaagaaaaaaatacattttctttttcttcactttctctcattttcactttccattatatttttttcgCTCATCAAACGGACCCTAAGGGATTCTATAAGTTCTTGGAAAGCTATCAAGAAAGATAAAAATTGGGTCATTGGCAATGAGTGGCATGATCTGATAATGATTTTTACTTCCTTGTAATAGGTTTGAGTGCTACTTGTCTTAGGATGTGCTTTAGCTACCTGTAGCTGAGAGCACATAATAAGTTGGCTCCCTAGGTTGTTAGGCCCAGCTCTGGTCTGGTGCTTGGATGTTAGGTTTTTCCTACTGAattaatttacccaaaaaaatagagaCTTACAGCTTTATAAGCTCCTGAAGAAACAAGAACTTTACATCCATAATCCTCCATTGTTGTTTGACAAAGCATTGGAAGCAGAAAACATACAGCGTAAAAGGGGCTGCAATTCATCAAAATACGTTAGTCTCTGAGGAAAGGTCAAGCGGAGCAGGGAACTAATGAaaaacattaaatatatacacacacacacacacacacacacacacaagcacgcacacacgcacgcacgcaCAATAGTTGAACATGTTGAAACCTTGACTCGTCTTCGCCTTTGATTGAGAGCATAAACCCTAAAAGTTCCCTAACCTTTTCTTCGCAAGCAAGAGGTGTTTCTGCAAGATAGCTAAAACAAACACATGGATTAGCTTACCAGAACTCCACTCTTTTTTATTGGCATGATTAGATACTACATGTCGGGGGGGGAAAAAGAGAACAAGTACATCAAGGGACAATAAGTCCaccaaaaagtaaagaaaaggatAACAAAGCGACATTTCACACCGGTCTTCAGTCCCTACTAATCAACAAACTGTGACACCCTTTGCAAGTGGGAGAGACAAATTCCCAAAAGATATCAGATAACAAATCTTCTCCCAGAAATTTGAGTCTTCCTATTTTCCTCAATGATTTTTGAGTTCCATTCTAGCCATGCTACCCAAAGTGAAACTACACATCTCCAAAGAGACTAATACCAACTGTATGCTTGGGACTGTTAGATATTTCTTGGAAGGtaccaacctaaaaccaattggcaataggtggagtagcctctagaatttattaaccaagcttgggtgacttagaggagcgatgtgggacaagtctaacactccccctcacgtgcagcccggatgcacgtggaggtgacagactgactcgggcgacagagatgacaaAGACTTTCCCACgcgaggtgaggccacccaagacctagctctgataccatgttagatttcttggaaggttccaacctaaaaccaattggcaataggtggagtagcctctagaatttattaaccaagcttgggtgacttaaaggagcgatgtgggacaagtctaacaggGACATGGGTTAATTGTTTTTGAAAGGTCAATGCCACCAAGCAATATCACCAAGCTGATGAAAAGATATTGCAAATAAAACAACATCTGAATTTAAGAAGGATAATGATTTGCAAATTCAAAATCTTCCATCAGCctagagaaaaaaacaaagagtacAATTTATCCCAAGGAAAGTGGAGATAAAATGAGGAAGAAAATGATAATCACTCTCCAACTCTAGCCCCTCAACACTCCTTTGTGAAAggctaaaaagcaaaaaagaagtgCAACAGGCTAGAAGAGGAGCGTGAATACCAAAAcaacccctccccccccccccaaaaaaaaaaaaaaagactacatgggttctgttgttgtaaCTAACACCACTATGTCTACCCAGCATTATAAAGCGTATATGCCCAACCAAAGAGTATGTACTACTGCAGAAGAAAACTTGAAGGGTCAAAGTTTTCTTCAACCAACTGCAAGTTGACACAAAGAACACGTAAACACAAACGAAAAACATGACTGTAGTAACCCAATAAAGAATTTAGAGCGAGAAGGATACCTCCCCACAATGCGCACTGAAGCGAGAAGATCATCTCCTTTTGTTTGTCCATGATCCTGCAGAATAATTATTGTGAGCTCAGGTCCTCAGGAGCACCACAGTAACTTTTAACAAGTGGACATACTTACCTTTGCATCTTGTAAGTACTCTAGAACCACGCCAATCGTTTCATTGAGCCCAGAGATTACCTTCATGATAGTGCTCTCACTAATACCACTACCTGCAAATAGTGTTCCAAAAGTTATTTTGGCCTGGCGCTGCAGTCCATATGAAGATCAAggaagtaaaattaaaagaagcAGTAAAAGTTAGACTACGGAATTGAAACCATGACTAGCCATAAAATTTATCACCAATTAACTCCAAGTTTAGGTAACTTAGTAATGTTGTTGTTCCCTAGTATTCATATCATCATATGACTGTTGCTTTAGTAATTAGAAAAATTACAACCACcctttctccttctccttccaCTTGGACTTCGACTATTGTTACTTCTTCGACTTGACCCCGAGATCCCTAATTCTTTTAACAGACAGAGACTGCCTCCACTTCCTTTAATTAGCTTGTTGAGGAACGTGCTTGACTATATAGGGCAGCGCAGCCCCAGTTCCAGTATTGGAGGAAGCACATGGCAAGTAGGACACCTTAAGAAAAATATCTCGCGAGGTCCAGTTAGTTGACCTAAGCTAAGCACTGTTCAAAATGAGTAGAAATGGctttttaaatgaaaaatgctaaagcgGCAGGGCAGGATTTCCTTTGGTGGGTGGCAGGAGCAGCGGGCAAGTGCGTGGTAGGCCAACAGCCCAGTGAATCGGGCGTACGGCGAAAGGGGGGCGCACGCTGAGCAAGTACAAGAAATTCGCCCCGCTCCACTTTCTTAAAACCAAGGACCAGTACGGGAGGTAAAACCAAGGACCTATAGGTTGttctattttgtaattttattggCCATCTTGATACTTAATCTAGCATCCATAGCTATTTTGATCACATCCCAGCATTTCACATTGCTTTTTGACCCCCAATGCATACCTAGCATGTCCTCAACTCTCTAACTATAAATAGCAGAGTAAGAAACCCAGACGGTTGTGTCTAGACACTAGACCATGTCTGGATGTGTCAGTGTCAGACCCAGATACCTAAGGCCGATAGACATCTCCGGGATTCTCAGGTCACCAATTATCATTAAAAGTATAAGCTATTTGAAAATCAACTTAAAGAGACCAACATACACAGtgtacatcaaaagatgtgTGATATGAGTGGCGAACAAACCGAGGATGTGTGCTATCTGAGTGGGAAACAAATACAAGAGACACGACCCAAATGCATGAGGTCAATTAATTTTATGGTGGATATATTACATATGACGTAACCTTGATCCCTCTTCACTGAGTAGGCAATTTCGAGAACCCATCATTTGTTGTGGATCTCTACGAGAAGGTAAGCTTGACAAAAACATGTATAGAACTTCTCAAACTTGGCAAGATAGCTCAATAAGGTAGAAAAAAGTTCTGTGGTTGCAGACAAACTGGGCAAGATCAAGTACCTTCATCTCCACCTATGTTTGAAATCAATTTGATTATCCTCTCTACCAAAGAAAAGACAACAGCAAGGTTCCGCTGCTTTAAAAGACCTGACTCCGAGTTGGATGAAGAATTCTTGGAAGCTTCATACTTCAAGTAGGCGAGCTCATCAAGAAGAACAGCAACTTCGACTCTTGATGACTCCAACACGAGCAACATACACCTGCCAGTAGAAATAGGCAAGAATAGAACCAAGCACACACAGAAAACAGGGACAAAAAAACCACCAGATGACTGGCTTTGATTACCTGTCTGCTGGAACAGGGAGCTCTGAACTAGCCAAGTTCATCTGACCAATGAGCCACCCCTCACCGACTATCGATATTACGGACTCTACCAAAATAAGAGCCTGAATCTTTTCAGCAGGTGCTGCAAGTCAAATTACATAAGTAGGTATTTTAAGTTCATCCTGGGCCTAAGAGCTCCATAAaacaaagaacacaaaaatcaaCATAGGATATTTTCCAAACAATGGGACAACACCACTGATCAAGTTTTCATCTAACATGCAGTAGCAAGGGAGGAActtaaataattaataaatagacCAAGCACAACAGATATCTCAACAATAGATATAACACTCGTCTAAGATAACGCAGCAACAGTACAGCTTTGACAAACACAGCACAAAAAGAGTGAGGAACAAGAGAGCAAGGCAACAAAGTTTAGCTCTCCAGCCATTTATTACCCAATGCTAAATAGCAATAATAAACCAATCAGTTTCAAATCTACATACACATGCAATTCATTCCTCCGGGCGAGCTAGCTGATCAACAAAATGTCCCAAAGTGCTTCAATTAGCATGTTGCAAGAACTTAACTAATAGGGGGCAATGGATGGCTAATATATTTGCTCATATTGTTGGAATATTGTTAGGATGAATTCCAGGTAAGAAAGTTCCTTTACCAATTTATCAGGGAAAGCTTTATCTTACCTCATGATGGCAATGTTCCAAAACAACACAACTTGGAAGGGCTTAACTGAGGAAAAGCAATTAGCTTGAGTGATGGATCGGAAATTTGGGTCACTTGAATCTTGATCTCCCTTACTACATTCCTTCATAAGGTCAGGAATGGCGGATGAAGAACTACAAATGAGAGGCTTCGCCCAATTCTACTAGCCCTAGATCAAACGGTACAGGTGCTACTCATAAGGACAACATGCGGTCCTTCCTTTGTTCTTAAGTGCAAGCCGCAGATCGGGAAAGGAAGCATTCAACTAAGTCGAATTCAACTTCCATGAACAAATGAACCAATATTGAGCAAAACATAATATCAAAATATTCTACATCAAGTTTTAGCTAATCTTGCCATAGGCTACTAGCTTCCTTATTCTACAAATGTCAGAATAAACGCACTATAAGGAAAATGTGGACGAGTTGCCCGCAATAAATAACAGAACTGAAAAAGGTTAGGTGTACTTCTCAGGTGAGAAGAGGGTTGAAGGAATAGAATGAGGCATATGTAAGACTGTTGGAAGGTTTAAAAAGTGGCATCAATAAAACAAGCACTCCACTGTCATTTGAAGACGTAATATTCGAGTGGAGAGATAATGCCAGCAATGAAAACGTTGAAAAGACGAGagaaaaatgtaaaagaaaGAATATATCTTCACCGTTGAACACACAatgttcaaacaaaaatattctAAACAGCACCAAATTTTTAAAGAGGGCAATATATGAACAGTGCCATTTACAAGAGAGAGTTGATCAAAGTAAGTTAGCACTACAAATAAATCAAACGTACCGACACGATTCTGCAATATTGCCACAACACCCACACGTATAAAAGTTGACCAAATGTCATGATTCATTGAGCGGAGAGCCTCATGCAATGGTGCCTACAAATTCCAAGATGATGAAACAATCACGATCAGAAGTTCCTCCAGGCTGCAGTACATTAAAAAGAAGCATTTACATCATTTACGAGTTTGAGAAGACATAGTGTTCAACGTGTTCGATCTTCATTATAAGGAAATGTTTTGCAGTTGCCAGTTGGTATGTGAAGATGAGGGTTTAGCTCTGGCATTTAACGTAGAACCAGAACCCTCATTAGGGTAACCAATTCAACAACCAGGTAGGTTCCAAGCCTGACCTAAAATATTAGACCAAAATCACAGGTACAAAAACTTCCACAATAAAGAGGCTAAAGAGCTAAGATGCTACAATGCTATTTAACAGAAGTAAATTCACCTACATTCAATTATGATCCTGCTCCTTGTATAGCTAACATCTTCGGATCTGTGTTAGTTCTGATTTTGTGGCAGCCAATACCGTAAAAATGTTTTATTGAAAGATTCTTAAAGAGTTGTGGGAAACAAAACATACTTCATTGATTTCCGAAATCTCATCTCAATTCAAGAAGTGACACCAAAAGTTGGACTGACATCCAAATACAAGTCACAAATCAAACACAATATGGAATTCAAATACCTACATGGTAAGTTGGTAACTCTTTATTATCAGTGCTATAAACTTTATATCACCCAGAGTTACTTCGGTCACTGATTGAATTAGTGATGGATGCAACCCAAATTATCAATCTATAGGTGCActaaaagctaaaaaattaaatcccaaGTTTCTTGACCAGAGCATCTAAGCAAATGTCTTCAAGACTTCAATTGATGAATCATATAATATGGCATCTAGTATGGACAGGATTGCAACGACCTGATTACCTTAAATATCACCCAATACCGTTAGATTCGTAAATTTTGTTGCCAAGAATAACATACTAAAATCTTGTCCCGATCGGATACTGTCTACCACACCATTGATCACTCAGACCCGACACTCCCTgtgttttctttccttctctcgGCTTCCCCTGCCTTTCTCTCAATCTCTATTACTCAAGCAAGTAATTTCCCTTTTCTCTTGATACAAAGTACAAAATAGAAGCTACTCACCCAATGAGGAGCCCAATTAAAGTGGACACATGTCCAATTACTAGCATTTTGTTTGCTTCCCCCAGCACATCATAAAGACCTATACCTATCCACATGTACACATGCTCACACCTCACCTGCACACTCCATGGGCATATAAACACAAGTGACACCAAATCCATACATAAATCCCACATATGAGGGATCTCTGttctttaattttcttcttctcataACCACATACACTAATTCTAATTGGAATAGCTACCAAAACTTAGATTCTAATACTCCAGGCTGAAGTATTATAATGTTCATCAAGTTATCCAAATTTAGATCTCAATAAGCAGTCCTTCAAGTGAGAGACACTTAATGCAAATCAGAATTGAAAGGAACCTAAAATGCTTCAGCAATGTCAGGTAGCATTAAACATCACAAGCCAATAGTTCATAGAGAAGCGTCACGCATACTTTGAAGAGATCGTAATGGAAAACACTGACATACAGAATGTTTTGAGGACATGATGGCAGATAGTAGGTGgagtgcttcaaatttcaatgcaTCGTGCAATACAGCAAATTGCTTTGAAATTGCTGCAACCTGAAACAACAATGAATGTCAAAAAACTTCTCTACATTGCCAACTTACATGTCACAGATATGAAGACAGACAAAAAGATATGAAGCAATTGAACTGGAAAATAAAACTTCGAACTTAATATTGAAATGAACTCAACGCTCCACAACAATTAAGCTCACCATCATTGACAGCTCTGACGGATATTCATTGCTAATGGTGTCCAGGGACAGGGTAGTAATCAGCAACTGAACAAGCCTCAATGAAAACTCTACTGACTGAGAACCTGCACCAACATTGCACACCATAAGTATCTTCAGCTTGAAGTTCGAGCAAAACCCTTGACCATAAAAATGTAATTTTGGTCAACTATTGAGTAGAGTTAGACTGCACAACAACTAAGGCGCTAATGATTAATGACAGCAATTTCCATGGGCCATGTTGCCACAAGCCCCTAACTTTTACCCTTCGTACATTATTCCTACTGCTGCTCCACTATTTTACAGTTTTCTAGTACAAGATATATAGATTACCATCTGGAATATTAGACATCTGAGAAGCTAGCACGGTCAAGCCCCCACATTCAATCAATCTTGAAACTCCATCTTTATGAGCATCCGATACCAAGAACAAAAATTCATAGCATTCTTCAAGGACAGATGGCCTGTATTAAAACATGTTATTATAAGAAGAAGCTTAGGAAATGAGATGCACAATACGGGTCAGCATGATTATTAGG is a window encoding:
- the LOC131317754 gene encoding uncharacterized protein LOC131317754 isoform X3 — protein: MGKYRPSVLEECYEFLFLVSDAHKDGVSRLIECGGLTVLASQMSNIPDGSQSVEFSLRLVQLLITTLSLDTISNEYPSELSMMVAAISKQFAVLHDALKFEALHLLSAIMSSKHSAPLHEALRSMNHDIWSTFIRVGVVAILQNRVAPAEKIQALILVESVISIVGEGWLIGQMNLASSELPVPADRCMLLVLESSRVEVAVLLDELAYLKYEASKNSSSNSESGLLKQRNLAVVFSLVERIIKLISNIGGDEGSGISESTIMKVISGLNETIGVVLEYLQDAKDHGQTKGDDLLASVRIVGSYLAETPLACEEKVRELLGFMLSIKGEDESSPFYAVCFLLPMLCQTTMEDYGCKVLVSSGAYKAVVECLIKLVGPDGSLIHDNGSIFLACDTVVNLLLKRDQIQVPLDEACFVHLLGALAYWTGDTDDLSAIMMASTICALIFDSTSEEALLQHPSFDERLLNSLSQLIARSLAISGKEILDEAKAEVDLHQIVSSGYSRWADRFPHIREAVER
- the LOC131317754 gene encoding uncharacterized protein LOC131317754 isoform X1, with protein sequence MEPQQKQSTPSLEDCLKLLKGERDEQRLAGLLLVTKFCDKDDHASIRRVYDAVGVQFLNRLLKTGMGNGGVSGSGGENREAYLQLSITVLAAFCRVPEIASSEDMVSKIPLILEIMSKEPSVLEECYEFLFLVSDAHKDGVSRLIECGGLTVLASQMSNIPDGSQSVEFSLRLVQLLITTLSLDTISNEYPSELSMMVAAISKQFAVLHDALKFEALHLLSAIMSSKHSAPLHEALRSMNHDIWSTFIRVGVVAILQNRVAPAEKIQALILVESVISIVGEGWLIGQMNLASSELPVPADRCMLLVLESSRVEVAVLLDELAYLKYEASKNSSSNSESGLLKQRNLAVVFSLVERIIKLISNIGGDEGSGISESTIMKVISGLNETIGVVLEYLQDAKDHGQTKGDDLLASVRIVGSYLAETPLACEEKVRELLGFMLSIKGEDESSPFYAVCFLLPMLCQTTMEDYGCKVLVSSGAYKAVVECLIKLVGPDGSLIHDNGSIFLACDTVVNLLLKRDQIQVPLDEACFVHLLGALAYWTGDTDDLSAIMMASTICALIFDSTSEEALLQHPSFDERLLNSLSQLIARSLAISGKEILDEAKAEVDLHQIVSSGYSRWADRFPHIREAVER
- the LOC131317754 gene encoding uncharacterized protein LOC131317754 isoform X2, whose product is MEPQQKQSTPSLEDCLKLLKGERDEQRLAGLLLVTKFCDKDDHASIRRVYDAVGVQFLNRLLKTGMGNGGVSGSGGENREAYLQLSITVLAAFCRVPEIASSEDMVSKIPLILEIMSKEPSVLEECYEFLFLVSDAHKDGVSRLIECGGLTVLASQMSNIPDGSQSVEFSLRLVQLLITTLSLDTISNEYPSELSMMVAAISKQFAVLHDALKFEALHLLSAIMSSKHSAPLHEALRSMNHDIWSTFIRVGVVAILQNRVAPAEKIQALILVESVISIVGEGWLIGQMNLASSELPVPADRCMLLVLESSRVEVAVLLDELAYLKYEASKNSSSNSESGLLKQRNLAVVFSLVERIIKLISNIGGDEGSGISESTIMKVISGLNETIGVVLEYLQDAKDHGQTKGDDLLASVRIVGSYLAETPLACEEKVRELLGFMLSIKGEDESSPFYAVCFLLPMLCQTTMEDYGCKVLVSSGAYKAVVECLIKLVGPDGSLIHDNGSIFLACDTVVNLLLKRDQIQVPLDEACFVHLLGALAYWTGDTDDLSAIMMASTICALIFDSTSEEALLQHPSFDERLLNSLSQLIARSLAISGKEILDEAKAEVDLHQIVSSAAVEKLYHF